In Treponema rectale, a single genomic region encodes these proteins:
- a CDS encoding MG2 domain-containing protein — MNIKKSKFSLITGLLILCAATVTVFAAGSKKNGKSASEDVGFKVSSFTPEDELAADIKYPQIQIHFTKPVVSLKELGKQTAVCDYASIEPQLNGYWKWTTTSTLSFISTDEVIPLKVYTVNVKKDLKALTGERISGTTTFSFHSENLRIIALHPGYTEVSSGLYVDNSRVPLKQAKDVGVLFNTKVNVDVIKKYLKVSNYGDDIPFDIKAGNIDSEVVLALKKDLEEDSTVRVTLPRGSVNEEGNAPTKEDCSLSFNTIPSFRVTDCYLDRYASNYSNPVVVVFNTPLKADSEAEIAKHISTSLEGFTVKKENVSLSGARVILSNFPVKYNSTYTLTIDMSIRDVYGRSLGRDYEKEIEIPSARSYAAFKDYGSKILESQFTPKIAFEHQNIKSGSEYSVQAIADNQGKSPKDSSVRKTELDPEKIPQDTTIIEAVDLTNSLVKVGKEYRGAVKFLASMEYEYRYYDWWNEYYSTRTSTNKNNIYVQVTDLGVTVRYGYDTAAVLVSSLKTGETIKDATVNAYLIDSYYASSEDIIASTSHYDKIATGTTDKNGFVHLNFSSPVSSYNRRLYIEAKTKDDRVIFDPNTTSMWRYGVDSYSPSRAAESRKVTFMFTDRGLYKPGEKVSFKVIDRTLSGGEYSVPSNRDFTIQLKENSYWSESTYYEESGRLDSNGCTHGTFVLPDDIEPGYYSLSYRNGGESSSCTVQVQYFERLRFEVKASAPAITYYKGDEVNVDVLAQYLGGGSMSGASYSAGWSCEPVYYRPAGKRFENMTFGTRQYYDGRTSLNRDSGVLGADGRASLSQKTGGEKILGVPYNYRAEIEVMDSGNQAISSSTSVIVHPARYYLGLERLNSGGFPKKGTEVRFTYACVTPEGETPSAAALPPKKKDALRIELLRETWKEVQQVSWNGQINTRYEREYVTEIDRKETLSGSSVPTEFKFVPPKGGYYTLRISSTDSAGNPVITERSFYVTGGDWYWFSYDNSQELSLTPDKNEYEAGEKAQLLLQSPLEKGTYMVTVEREGIFEEKVITLNESSSVIDIDIKDQYVPVIYVAVSSYSVRKGMPKNDYNTPDIDKPKPYFGIATLMVSTKSRSFDLEITADKKSYLPGEKATLKVRATKNGKPVSGADITLMAVDRGVVDLINYHVPDPLKYFYSEYRFPLCVYGGDNREYLMDPVTYEIKNLVGGDADGKYSDRKNFDPTALFETMMTDKDGNASCTFTLPDTLTAYRITAVGVSTDNFSIKESQMDVANPISVRHVLPRKLRLDDVSEVGAVVSNLCDTDEDVEIAVTLYEGTEKTGKVKSENGVMRVPGRAEVIDNPSKTISVKSGTTLPLMFNIHAIKNGWITVELTVTSSKVNERVYLPLEIEKPYIFETVTSIGSVTGDGKKAKKEMIQLPAVEDGVGTFYVQLDPTRLGMLHEAVNYVFRYPYGCMEQRSSKVFPLIAFGDYIDVFNLKSEVADPVEVAVNEINSWENVQLSDGGFPYWPSGTYSNSYVSARIGEILAIAKQKGIKFTKKIDLDDLASYLISVAGRDFSNDNYSTAAYEYYVASLLGKTPSASNLAAIEKNTDGYMSSMCLVALTYDKLGMTAKRDALVKKIRNRITFTSRGAEVKSKDYDYWWSDTIENYTYPLQMFSKISPDDEVNDHLIFEVLKMQSSKGYWSSTMTTVRVMVAVNQYILGRNLKNLDFKAVAYLNDKPVLSGEFKGLGAEAVDRRVKFSDISKEDNVEIPVEFRKSGTGNLYYTISMKYAIPPEKQVARDEGICVYSEIYDVKTGELVTDDNLVEGNVYKEKVYVSSTNHLEYVAMRVPVPAGCEILNAAFATTGSQYNSRNYDDDYYWYDYDKNWLSNREIFDSEVQYFWDYFRPVETTVEFMFRATRSGTYNTPCITAECMYEEEILGRSNGKVWNISK, encoded by the coding sequence ATGAACATAAAAAAAAGTAAATTCTCACTCATCACAGGATTACTGATTCTGTGTGCAGCGACTGTTACGGTTTTTGCGGCCGGCAGTAAGAAAAATGGAAAATCAGCATCGGAAGATGTTGGTTTTAAAGTATCCAGTTTTACTCCGGAAGATGAACTGGCAGCAGATATTAAATATCCGCAGATTCAGATTCATTTTACAAAACCGGTTGTTTCCCTCAAGGAATTGGGTAAGCAGACGGCTGTCTGTGATTACGCTTCCATTGAGCCGCAGTTAAACGGTTACTGGAAATGGACAACAACAAGTACACTTTCTTTTATTTCTACAGATGAAGTGATACCTCTCAAAGTGTATACTGTTAACGTTAAAAAAGACTTAAAGGCATTGACTGGAGAAAGAATTTCTGGAACAACAACGTTCAGTTTTCATTCAGAAAATTTAAGGATTATTGCCCTTCATCCTGGTTATACAGAAGTATCTTCAGGTCTGTATGTGGATAATTCGAGAGTACCGCTTAAGCAGGCAAAAGATGTTGGTGTTCTTTTTAATACAAAAGTAAATGTTGACGTTATAAAAAAGTATCTTAAAGTTTCGAATTACGGAGATGATATTCCTTTTGATATCAAGGCCGGCAATATTGACAGTGAAGTTGTTCTTGCATTAAAGAAAGATCTTGAGGAAGATTCAACAGTAAGAGTAACTTTACCCCGCGGTTCTGTAAATGAAGAGGGAAATGCTCCTACAAAAGAAGACTGCTCTCTTTCATTTAATACGATACCTAGCTTCAGAGTTACGGACTGTTATCTGGACAGATATGCTTCAAATTATTCCAATCCTGTAGTTGTTGTATTTAATACACCGCTTAAGGCAGATTCAGAAGCAGAAATTGCAAAACATATTTCAACTTCCCTGGAAGGATTTACTGTAAAAAAAGAAAATGTATCCCTCAGCGGAGCACGCGTTATCCTTTCTAACTTTCCTGTAAAATATAATTCAACTTATACCCTTACAATTGACATGTCTATTAGAGATGTTTATGGAAGGTCATTGGGAAGAGACTACGAAAAAGAGATAGAGATTCCAAGTGCAAGAAGCTATGCGGCATTTAAGGATTATGGCAGTAAAATTCTTGAATCGCAGTTTACTCCAAAAATTGCATTTGAACATCAGAACATAAAATCCGGTTCAGAATATTCGGTTCAGGCTATTGCAGATAATCAGGGTAAATCTCCTAAGGATTCAAGTGTACGTAAAACTGAGCTTGATCCTGAAAAAATACCTCAGGATACAACTATTATTGAAGCAGTAGATCTTACAAACTCACTTGTAAAAGTCGGTAAGGAATATCGCGGAGCTGTAAAGTTCCTTGCAAGTATGGAATATGAATATAGATATTATGACTGGTGGAATGAATATTATTCTACAAGAACATCAACTAATAAAAATAATATCTATGTTCAGGTAACTGATCTTGGTGTTACAGTTCGCTACGGATATGATACGGCAGCAGTCCTTGTTTCCAGTCTTAAAACTGGAGAAACAATAAAGGATGCAACTGTAAATGCTTATCTTATTGATTCATATTATGCTTCATCTGAAGATATAATTGCTTCAACAAGCCACTATGATAAGATAGCAACCGGTACTACGGATAAAAACGGATTTGTTCACCTTAATTTTTCTTCACCTGTAAGTTCTTATAACCGTCGTCTCTACATCGAAGCAAAAACAAAAGATGACCGCGTTATATTTGATCCTAATACAACAAGCATGTGGCGCTATGGTGTAGATTCTTATTCTCCTTCCAGAGCTGCAGAGTCCAGAAAAGTAACATTTATGTTTACAGACCGTGGACTTTATAAACCGGGAGAAAAAGTTTCGTTTAAAGTAATAGACCGTACTCTTTCCGGTGGAGAATATTCCGTTCCGTCAAACAGAGATTTTACTATCCAGCTTAAGGAAAATTCATACTGGAGCGAAAGTACATATTATGAAGAAAGCGGACGTCTTGATTCAAACGGATGTACTCATGGAACTTTTGTTCTTCCAGATGATATTGAGCCTGGTTATTACAGTCTTTCTTACAGAAATGGTGGAGAAAGCTCAAGCTGTACAGTTCAGGTGCAGTATTTTGAGCGTCTTCGTTTTGAAGTAAAGGCAAGTGCACCGGCAATTACATATTATAAAGGTGATGAAGTTAACGTTGATGTTCTTGCCCAGTATCTTGGCGGCGGAAGCATGAGCGGAGCTTCATATTCAGCAGGATGGTCTTGTGAACCTGTATATTATCGTCCGGCTGGAAAGAGATTTGAAAACATGACATTCGGTACACGTCAGTATTATGACGGTCGTACTTCTCTTAACAGAGATTCCGGTGTTCTTGGTGCAGACGGAAGAGCCAGTCTCTCTCAGAAAACAGGCGGAGAAAAAATACTTGGTGTTCCGTACAACTATCGTGCAGAAATTGAAGTAATGGATTCCGGTAATCAGGCTATCAGTTCTTCAACTTCTGTTATAGTTCATCCGGCCCGCTATTATCTTGGTCTTGAAAGACTGAATTCCGGCGGATTCCCTAAGAAGGGTACAGAAGTTCGCTTTACTTATGCGTGTGTAACTCCTGAAGGAGAAACTCCGTCAGCAGCAGCTCTTCCTCCAAAGAAGAAGGATGCTCTCCGTATAGAACTGCTTCGTGAAACCTGGAAGGAAGTTCAGCAGGTATCATGGAACGGACAGATTAATACCCGTTATGAAAGAGAATACGTAACTGAAATAGACAGAAAAGAAACTCTTAGCGGAAGTTCTGTTCCTACAGAGTTTAAGTTTGTTCCACCGAAGGGCGGTTATTATACCCTCCGCATTTCTTCAACAGACTCAGCAGGAAACCCTGTTATTACTGAACGTTCATTCTACGTAACAGGCGGAGACTGGTACTGGTTCAGTTATGATAATTCTCAGGAACTTTCACTTACACCGGACAAGAATGAATATGAAGCAGGAGAAAAAGCTCAGCTTCTTCTTCAGAGTCCTCTTGAAAAGGGAACTTACATGGTAACCGTTGAGCGTGAAGGTATTTTTGAAGAAAAAGTAATTACACTTAACGAAAGTTCATCAGTTATTGATATTGATATTAAAGATCAATATGTACCTGTTATTTATGTAGCAGTATCTTCATATTCTGTCCGCAAAGGAATGCCGAAGAATGATTACAATACTCCGGATATAGATAAACCGAAGCCGTATTTTGGTATTGCAACCCTTATGGTAAGTACTAAGAGCCGCAGCTTTGATCTTGAAATAACTGCTGATAAAAAATCATATCTTCCAGGTGAAAAGGCAACGTTAAAAGTACGTGCTACAAAGAATGGAAAGCCTGTTTCCGGTGCAGATATTACCTTGATGGCGGTAGACCGTGGTGTTGTAGACCTGATTAATTATCATGTACCTGATCCGCTTAAGTATTTCTATAGTGAATACAGATTCCCTCTTTGTGTTTACGGAGGCGATAACCGTGAATATCTTATGGATCCTGTAACTTATGAAATCAAAAACCTTGTAGGTGGTGACGCAGACGGTAAGTATTCAGACCGTAAGAATTTTGATCCGACTGCATTGTTTGAAACGATGATGACGGATAAAGACGGTAATGCAAGCTGTACGTTTACTTTGCCGGATACTCTTACTGCATATAGAATTACTGCTGTAGGTGTATCAACAGATAATTTCTCAATTAAAGAATCTCAGATGGATGTAGCAAATCCAATTTCTGTCCGCCATGTTCTTCCAAGAAAACTTCGCCTTGATGACGTAAGTGAAGTTGGTGCAGTAGTTTCTAATCTTTGTGATACTGATGAAGATGTAGAAATTGCAGTAACCCTTTATGAAGGAACAGAAAAGACAGGAAAAGTTAAGTCTGAAAACGGTGTAATGAGAGTTCCTGGACGTGCAGAAGTAATTGATAATCCTTCAAAGACAATTTCTGTAAAATCAGGAACAACGTTGCCTCTTATGTTTAATATTCATGCGATTAAAAACGGCTGGATTACAGTTGAGCTTACCGTTACAAGCAGTAAGGTAAACGAAAGAGTATATCTGCCGCTTGAAATCGAAAAGCCGTACATCTTTGAAACAGTTACATCTATTGGTTCTGTTACAGGAGACGGAAAGAAAGCTAAGAAGGAAATGATACAGCTTCCTGCTGTGGAAGACGGAGTCGGAACTTTCTATGTTCAGCTTGATCCTACAAGACTTGGTATGCTTCATGAAGCTGTAAACTATGTATTCCGCTATCCGTATGGATGTATGGAACAGCGTTCAAGTAAAGTATTCCCGTTGATTGCATTTGGTGACTATATCGATGTCTTCAATCTTAAGAGTGAGGTTGCTGATCCTGTAGAAGTTGCCGTAAATGAAATTAATTCATGGGAAAACGTTCAGCTTTCTGATGGTGGTTTCCCATACTGGCCTTCGGGAACATATTCTAATTCTTATGTAAGTGCCCGCATTGGTGAAATACTTGCCATTGCAAAACAGAAGGGAATTAAGTTTACAAAGAAGATAGATCTTGATGATCTTGCATCATATCTTATCAGTGTTGCAGGAAGAGATTTCTCTAATGATAATTATTCGACAGCAGCATATGAATATTATGTAGCATCACTTCTCGGAAAGACACCATCTGCTTCAAATCTTGCTGCTATAGAAAAGAATACAGACGGATATATGTCTTCTATGTGTCTTGTTGCACTTACATATGATAAGCTTGGCATGACTGCAAAACGTGATGCACTTGTAAAGAAGATTCGTAACAGAATCACATTTACATCAAGAGGTGCAGAAGTCAAGTCTAAGGATTATGATTACTGGTGGTCAGATACTATAGAAAACTATACATATCCGCTTCAGATGTTCTCAAAGATTTCTCCGGATGATGAAGTAAATGATCATCTTATTTTTGAAGTTCTTAAGATGCAGAGTTCTAAGGGATACTGGAGTTCAACAATGACAACTGTTCGTGTAATGGTTGCCGTTAATCAGTATATTCTTGGACGTAACCTTAAGAATCTGGACTTTAAGGCAGTTGCATATCTTAATGATAAGCCGGTTCTTTCCGGAGAATTCAAAGGACTGGGTGCAGAAGCTGTTGACCGCCGCGTAAAGTTCAGTGACATTTCAAAAGAAGATAATGTTGAGATTCCTGTAGAATTCAGGAAGAGCGGTACTGGAAATCTTTATTATACTATTTCCATGAAGTACGCTATTCCGCCGGAAAAACAGGTTGCCCGTGATGAAGGTATCTGTGTTTACTCAGAAATCTATGACGTAAAGACAGGTGAACTTGTTACGGATGATAATCTTGTTGAAGGAAATGTTTACAAAGAAAAAGTTTACGTTTCATCAACGAACCATCTTGAATATGTAGCTATGCGTGTTCCGGTTCCGGCTGGATGTGAAATATTAAATGCTGCATTTGCTACAACCGGCAGTCAGTATAATTCACGCAATTATGACGATGATTACTACTGGTATGACTATGATAAAAACTGGCTTTCTAACAGAGAAATATTTGATTCGGAAGTTCAGTACTTCTGGGATTATTTCAGACCTGTAGAAACTACAGTTGAGTTTATGTTCCGTGCAACGAGATCCGGTACATACAATACGCCATGTATTACGGCAGAATGTATGTATGAAGAAGAAATTCTTGGCCGCTCAAACGGTAAGGTATGGAATATTTCTAAATGA
- a CDS encoding HAD hydrolase-like protein, producing the protein MTEVYIFDFDGVIINSSADITDSINAALKHFTYWTLPDNEIIQFIDDNLKETLIKCLLRSTKNHYNTENTEKTQLIYEQFLKEYSARALNRTNLYAGIKELLKVLKAKNKKTVLLSLKTPELTTKILEHFEIKDRFNIIGYSKDFKAALNLINAKFSSSYSEENGIVLSDSPADIQKAKNEGYKTVAIRGGMGNRELLVNSGADLCFSVASEIEKFINILSDPEQTSELKNFAMKNEVPIMQDEGSDFICNYIKENNVKNILEIGSAIGYSSMKFARLASDIHVTTIEIDEERYRTAVKNFEENNLTDRITIFHGDALTYPIEGKFDLIFIDAAKAQYIKFFERFKENLSEQGVIFSDNLSFHGMVEDLSLTHNYSTIKLVKKIRKYIDFLKNNTEFKTEFFKFGDGISISRRIKEN; encoded by the coding sequence ATGACTGAAGTTTATATTTTTGACTTTGACGGGGTTATCATAAACTCCTCCGCAGACATCACTGACAGTATCAATGCAGCACTAAAACACTTTACATACTGGACATTACCTGACAATGAAATCATTCAGTTTATAGACGACAATCTTAAAGAAACGCTTATTAAATGCCTCCTCCGCTCTACAAAAAACCACTACAACACTGAGAATACGGAAAAGACACAGTTAATATATGAACAGTTTTTAAAAGAATATTCTGCCCGTGCACTGAACAGAACAAACCTCTATGCCGGAATAAAAGAACTGCTTAAAGTACTGAAAGCTAAAAACAAAAAAACCGTCCTGCTTTCCCTTAAAACACCGGAACTTACTACAAAAATTCTTGAACATTTTGAAATCAAAGACCGCTTTAACATTATCGGATATTCTAAAGACTTTAAGGCAGCGCTTAATTTAATTAATGCAAAATTCAGCAGCAGCTATTCAGAAGAAAATGGAATTGTTTTAAGTGACAGCCCGGCGGACATTCAGAAGGCAAAAAATGAAGGATATAAAACCGTTGCAATACGCGGCGGCATGGGGAACCGGGAGCTTCTGGTAAACAGCGGTGCAGACCTCTGCTTCAGCGTAGCAAGTGAAATCGAAAAATTCATAAACATTCTGTCTGATCCGGAACAGACTTCTGAGTTAAAGAATTTTGCAATGAAAAATGAAGTTCCCATAATGCAGGATGAAGGTTCAGATTTTATATGCAATTACATTAAAGAAAACAACGTAAAAAACATTCTGGAAATAGGCTCTGCCATAGGCTATTCTTCAATGAAGTTTGCCAGACTGGCTTCTGACATTCACGTTACGACAATAGAAATAGATGAAGAACGTTACCGTACTGCCGTAAAAAATTTTGAAGAAAACAATCTTACTGACCGTATTACTATTTTTCATGGTGACGCCCTTACTTATCCCATAGAAGGTAAGTTTGACCTTATATTCATTGATGCAGCAAAAGCACAGTACATCAAATTTTTTGAACGCTTTAAGGAAAACCTTTCTGAACAGGGAGTAATATTCAGTGACAACCTGAGCTTCCACGGAATGGTTGAAGATTTATCCCTGACTCATAATTACAGCACGATAAAGCTCGTGAAAAAAATCCGCAAATATATAGATTTCTTAAAAAATAATACTGAGTTTAAAACAGAATTTTTTAAATTCGGAGACGGAATTTCTATCTCCAGAAGAATTAAAGAAAACTAA
- a CDS encoding transglycosylase domain-containing protein: MKPKVIFDRIMQVKLPRAVKIIFAVAGGIAIAAVLFNLALYLIPYPGLDEFMHRQYSTRFYDRDGKLLQVLALDEGMHREYYPFEKYPHELVKEFIAQEDKNFYSHNGVDLVSVVRAMIQNKKAGTVVSGASTITMQLVRIISPRTEKVTLGQKFIEAFKAYHLEKQLSKKQILELYLNNVPFGYQNEGAASASRSFYGVAPEQLTPSQIKELAKIPRRPSDYKPEKLYEYPYEIPHYINHLVGEYKARGEIIPPELHLSIDSLLAKKVISSINAQLHKYEDARIHNGAAYVINNRTGETVLWIGNSDFYDEEHSGQIDGVMVKNQPGSSMKPFLYALALEKGFSPNSILPDIQQDFGGSGVYVPLNFNNKFNGPVRFRVALASSLNVPAVYLLYHLGVDTYMRTLHDLGYESLEGTRDSTGLSLALGSSEVTLYEMVNAFSVFVNDGKFKGKQVYDKNTARIMCDILSDKNARELGFGYAKVFDTPYPSIFKTGTSNQFQNIIALGSTSEFTAGVWMGNFDGETVVRKTGSSIPATVVREILDALTERYGCRKFEEPEKYEKVKVCTLSGLSPSDCCPSVSYEYVLKTAVPNMERCSWHNFVNGRISVSYPSEYQHWAYDRNINAGEFFNSGELEIMFPKNNAVFIYDPSIPQDVQKISVIAVGGAESTAELFLDGVSLGKKSMPFSWSIPIITGDHVLEIKCGEKTAAAKYTVK, from the coding sequence ATGAAGCCAAAGGTTATCTTTGACAGAATAATGCAGGTTAAATTGCCCCGGGCTGTAAAAATTATTTTTGCAGTTGCAGGGGGAATCGCCATAGCGGCGGTTCTTTTTAACCTGGCATTGTATTTGATTCCTTATCCCGGACTTGATGAATTCATGCACCGGCAGTACAGTACCCGTTTCTATGACAGGGACGGAAAGCTTCTGCAGGTGCTGGCTCTTGATGAAGGAATGCACCGGGAATACTATCCTTTTGAAAAATATCCTCACGAATTAGTTAAAGAATTTATAGCCCAGGAAGATAAGAATTTTTATTCTCATAATGGTGTTGATTTAGTTTCTGTTGTAAGGGCAATGATTCAGAATAAAAAAGCCGGAACGGTTGTAAGCGGTGCTTCTACCATTACAATGCAGCTGGTAAGAATCATAAGTCCCCGTACAGAAAAAGTTACTTTGGGGCAGAAGTTTATAGAAGCTTTTAAGGCATATCATCTGGAAAAACAGCTTTCTAAAAAACAGATTCTTGAACTGTATTTAAATAATGTGCCTTTCGGATATCAGAATGAAGGAGCTGCAAGTGCGTCAAGAAGTTTTTATGGAGTTGCTCCGGAACAGTTGACTCCATCACAGATAAAAGAACTTGCTAAAATTCCACGAAGGCCTTCTGATTATAAACCGGAAAAGCTTTATGAATATCCGTATGAAATACCTCACTATATAAATCATCTTGTGGGTGAATATAAAGCCCGGGGTGAAATTATTCCTCCGGAACTTCATCTTTCTATCGACAGTCTTCTTGCAAAGAAAGTTATTTCCAGCATAAATGCCCAGCTTCATAAATATGAAGATGCCCGCATTCATAATGGAGCCGCTTATGTAATCAACAACCGTACTGGAGAAACGGTTTTATGGATCGGCAACAGTGATTTTTATGATGAAGAACATTCCGGTCAGATAGACGGTGTTATGGTAAAAAACCAGCCCGGTAGTTCCATGAAACCGTTTTTATATGCCCTTGCTCTGGAAAAAGGCTTCTCTCCAAATTCAATTTTACCGGACATCCAGCAGGATTTTGGTGGAAGCGGGGTTTATGTTCCGCTGAATTTTAATAATAAGTTTAACGGTCCTGTAAGGTTCAGGGTGGCTTTAGCATCAAGCCTTAATGTTCCGGCGGTATATCTTCTTTATCATCTTGGGGTTGATACTTACATGAGGACGCTGCATGACCTGGGCTATGAGTCTCTGGAAGGTACGCGGGACAGTACGGGACTTTCTCTTGCCCTTGGTTCCAGTGAAGTTACACTTTACGAAATGGTAAATGCCTTTTCTGTTTTTGTGAATGACGGAAAGTTTAAGGGTAAGCAGGTTTATGATAAGAATACGGCGCGCATAATGTGTGACATTCTCAGCGATAAAAATGCCCGGGAACTTGGTTTTGGCTATGCTAAAGTATTTGATACGCCTTATCCGAGTATTTTTAAGACAGGCACGTCAAATCAGTTCCAGAATATTATAGCTCTTGGTTCTACAAGTGAATTTACTGCCGGCGTATGGATGGGAAACTTTGACGGAGAGACGGTTGTACGTAAGACGGGCAGCAGTATTCCTGCAACGGTAGTTCGCGAGATTCTTGATGCACTTACAGAGCGGTATGGCTGCAGGAAGTTTGAAGAACCGGAGAAATACGAAAAAGTAAAAGTGTGTACGCTTTCCGGTCTTTCTCCTTCAGACTGCTGCCCTTCTGTTAGTTACGAGTATGTTTTAAAAACAGCTGTACCTAATATGGAAAGATGTTCCTGGCATAATTTTGTAAACGGGCGTATTTCTGTTTCTTATCCGTCAGAATATCAGCACTGGGCATATGATCGTAATATAAACGCAGGGGAATTTTTTAATTCCGGGGAATTAGAAATAATGTTCCCTAAAAATAATGCTGTGTTTATTTATGATCCGTCAATTCCGCAGGACGTACAGAAGATTAGTGTGATTGCAGTCGGAGGAGCAGAAAGTACTGCAGAACTTTTCCTGGATGGAGTTTCTTTAGGTAAGAAATCCATGCCTTTTTCCTGGAGCATTCCTATAATTACAGGGGATCATGTTCTGGAAATAAAGTGCGGAGAAAAGACAGCTGCTGCAAAATACACGGTAAAATAA